The Neofelis nebulosa isolate mNeoNeb1 chromosome 16, mNeoNeb1.pri, whole genome shotgun sequence genome includes a window with the following:
- the RAD51C gene encoding DNA repair protein RAD51 homolog 3 isoform X5: MQRDLVSFPLSPAVRVKLVSAGFQTAEELLEMKPSELSKEVGISKEEALETLQIIRRECLTNKPRYAAVAESGKKCTALELLEQEHTQSFIITFCSALDNILGGGIPLTKTTEICGVPGVGKTQLCMQLAVDVQIPECFGGVEGEAVFIDTEGSFMVDRVVDLATACIQHLHLITEAHMGEEHPKALEDFTLENILSHIYYFRCRDYTELLAQVYLLPDFLSEHSKVRLVIVDGIAFPFRHDLDDLSLRSRLLNGLAQQMISLANNHRLAVGNIVQITKPEGIYSTVSNHTSGI; the protein is encoded by the exons ATGCAGCGGGATTTAGTGAGTTTCCCGCTGTCCCCAGCGGTGCGGGTGAAGCTGGTGTCTGCAGGTTTCCAGACTGCTGAGGAACTCCTAGAGATGAAACCATCCGAGCTCAGCAAAG AAGTTGGGATATCTAAAGAGGAAGCATTAGAAACTCTGCAAATTATAAGAAGAGAATGTCTCACAAATAAACCAAGATATGCTGCTGTAGCTGAGTCAGGCAAGAAGTGTACAGCACTGGAACTTCTTGAGCAGGAGCATACCCAGAGCTTCATAATTACCTTCTGTTCAGCACTAGATAATATTCTTGGGGGTGGAATACCCTTaaccaaaacaacagaaatttgtggAGTACCAGGTGTTGGAAAAACACAATTATG TATGCAGTTGGCAGTAGATGTGCAGATACCAGAATGTTTTGGAGGAGTGGAAGGTGAAGCAGTTTTTATTGATACTGAAGGAAGTTTTATGGTTGATAGAGTGGTAGACCTCGCTACTGCCTGCATTCAGCACCTTCACCTTATAACAGAAGCACATATGGGAGAGG agcacCCAAAAGCTTTGGAGGATTTCACtcttgaaaatattctttcccaTATTTACTATTTTCGTTGTCGTGACTACACAGAGCTATTGGCACAAGTTTATCTCCTCCCAGACTTCCTTTCAGAACACTCAAAG GTTCGATTAGTGATAGTGGATGGTATTGCTTTTCCTTTTCGTCATGACCTAGATGACCTCTCCCTTCGTAGTCGATTACTAAATGGTCTAGCCCAGCAAATGATCAGCCTTGCAAATAACCACAGATTAGCT
- the RAD51C gene encoding DNA repair protein RAD51 homolog 3 isoform X3: MQRDLVSFPLSPAVRVKLVSAGFQTAEELLEMKPSELSKEVGISKEEALETLQIIRRECLTNKPRYAAVAESGKKCTALELLEQEHTQSFIITFCSALDNILGGGIPLTKTTEICGVPGVGKTQLCMQLAVDVQIPECFGGVEGEAVFIDTEGSFMVDRVVDLATACIQHLHLITEAHMGEEHPKALEDFTLENILSHIYYFRCRDYTELLAQVYLLPDFLSEHSKVRLVIVDGIAFPFRHDLDDLSLRSRLLNGLAQQMISLANNHRLAVLLTNQMTTKIDRNQALLVPALGESWGHAATIRLIFHWDQNQSLRDLEMLLLLLHVLGKQKVH, from the exons ATGCAGCGGGATTTAGTGAGTTTCCCGCTGTCCCCAGCGGTGCGGGTGAAGCTGGTGTCTGCAGGTTTCCAGACTGCTGAGGAACTCCTAGAGATGAAACCATCCGAGCTCAGCAAAG AAGTTGGGATATCTAAAGAGGAAGCATTAGAAACTCTGCAAATTATAAGAAGAGAATGTCTCACAAATAAACCAAGATATGCTGCTGTAGCTGAGTCAGGCAAGAAGTGTACAGCACTGGAACTTCTTGAGCAGGAGCATACCCAGAGCTTCATAATTACCTTCTGTTCAGCACTAGATAATATTCTTGGGGGTGGAATACCCTTaaccaaaacaacagaaatttgtggAGTACCAGGTGTTGGAAAAACACAATTATG TATGCAGTTGGCAGTAGATGTGCAGATACCAGAATGTTTTGGAGGAGTGGAAGGTGAAGCAGTTTTTATTGATACTGAAGGAAGTTTTATGGTTGATAGAGTGGTAGACCTCGCTACTGCCTGCATTCAGCACCTTCACCTTATAACAGAAGCACATATGGGAGAGG agcacCCAAAAGCTTTGGAGGATTTCACtcttgaaaatattctttcccaTATTTACTATTTTCGTTGTCGTGACTACACAGAGCTATTGGCACAAGTTTATCTCCTCCCAGACTTCCTTTCAGAACACTCAAAG GTTCGATTAGTGATAGTGGATGGTATTGCTTTTCCTTTTCGTCATGACCTAGATGACCTCTCCCTTCGTAGTCGATTACTAAATGGTCTAGCCCAGCAAATGATCAGCCTTGCAAATAACCACAGATTAGCT GTACTTTTAACTAATCAGATGACAACAAAAATTGATAGAAATCAGGCCTTGCTGGTTCCTGCATTGG GGGAAAGCTGGGGACATGCTGCTACAATACGGCTAATCTTTCATTGGGACCAAAATCAAAG